The nucleotide sequence ccaaatggcagaattgctgcttttgcCCATTCTACCCCGCacattttttcagcttcccagtacaataAGTGGTGCCATgacaaacgacaacttgtcccacaaaaaacaagccctcatatggctatatggacggaaaaataaaaaagttatagcttttggaaggtggggttgaaaaaacaagtgaaaatctgaaaaatggctgagggaaggggttaatcctgtACCTGACAGGTTGTGTtagcgggtcctgcttgtctgacgtagatgtgatcgattctAGGTGGATCCTGCTGACACAGATTACGTCAGTCCTACGAATCTGACTGATTCATGTCTtggtgcatgatacagctgctctgtctaCAGAAtatggagcagctgtatctcaatttgttttttgttttttttcaataaaaacaaattataaagcTGCATAAAACACATTGGCCTTATTAGAAAAACAATTtctttcaaatgtgtacatagcctttaagttgtgggttgttgttttttttgtgcaaacctTTCCAAACTTTTTTTGGATTTCAGAATTTCAAAAGATTGCAATGGCCACTGCGATTGGATTTGCGATTATGGGATTTATCGGCTTCTTTGTCAAACTAATCCATATTCCTATCAACAACATTATTGTGtaagtaaaattattatttttttgtagtgGATCAGACTATGCTACCATACGTAAGGGCAGCATAGTGGGAACAAGTCCGCTCTCCTATTGGGCTGTTTGGCTAATAAGAGTGATGGAAGATTACAGCCGACTTGTAGTTA is from Rhinoderma darwinii isolate aRhiDar2 chromosome 5, aRhiDar2.hap1, whole genome shotgun sequence and encodes:
- the SEC61G gene encoding protein transport protein Sec61 subunit gamma — encoded protein: MDQVMQFVEPSRQFVKDSIRLVKRCTKPDRKEFQKIAMATAIGFAIMGFIGFFVKLIHIPINNIIVGS